A genome region from Chlorobaculum tepidum TLS includes the following:
- a CDS encoding class I SAM-dependent methyltransferase has product MQMIPFPADFSLRVLDLGAGTGLFAAMVAQAYPNATFHLTDISEAMLEVARKRFAGNPRVSFAVQEHLELAEEPEFDLVIFAFSIHHLEHEAKRELLCKIFHALRPGGAFINADQALGATTENEESYESQWFSDVSANGATAEAIHAAKERMRADRNATLADQLAWLEEAGFGEVCCAYARFRFVVYGGRRG; this is encoded by the coding sequence ATGCAGATGATTCCGTTTCCGGCTGACTTTTCGCTCCGTGTGCTTGATCTCGGCGCAGGCACAGGCCTCTTCGCTGCGATGGTAGCACAGGCATATCCCAACGCCACGTTTCATCTCACGGACATCTCGGAAGCAATGCTTGAGGTGGCGAGAAAGCGCTTCGCCGGAAATCCGCGAGTGAGTTTCGCGGTTCAGGAGCACCTCGAACTTGCCGAAGAGCCGGAGTTCGATCTGGTTATATTCGCCTTCTCGATCCACCACCTCGAACACGAGGCAAAGCGCGAACTGTTGTGCAAGATTTTCCACGCTCTGCGCCCCGGCGGCGCCTTCATCAACGCCGATCAGGCGCTGGGGGCAACGACCGAAAATGAGGAAAGCTACGAAAGCCAATGGTTCTCCGACGTGAGCGCCAATGGAGCTACAGCCGAAGCGATACATGCCGCAAAAGAAAGAATGCGCGCCGACAGGAACGCAACGCTTGCCGATCAACTTGCATGGCTCGAAGAAGCCGGGTTTGGCGAGGTGTGTTGCGCGTATGCGAGGTTCCGGTTTGTAGTGTATGGAGGGAGGCGAGGATGA